In the genome of Chryseobacterium oryzae, one region contains:
- a CDS encoding DUF502 domain-containing protein yields the protein MKKPTFESMTNLFLKNFFQGLLIIGPIGLTIYVIYFVITSIDNIIPSVAKVIPGLVFISTLLVTALLGFLGNKFVVGRFFVDAVDRLLEKTPGIKHIYSPTKDVMSSFVGDKKKFSDPVWVKTNENPEIWRIGFLTQKEMADVDKHNYVAVYLPHSYAISGWVIVTEEKNIKPVVGMTAASAMKFAVSGGVAGFHSDENIFKAPE from the coding sequence TTGAAAAAACCAACGTTTGAAAGCATGACCAATCTTTTCCTGAAAAATTTTTTTCAGGGACTTTTAATTATTGGTCCCATCGGGCTTACCATCTATGTCATTTATTTTGTAATTACTTCGATAGACAATATTATACCTTCGGTTGCCAAAGTAATTCCCGGATTGGTTTTTATATCCACCCTACTCGTTACGGCGTTACTGGGTTTTCTGGGAAACAAATTTGTGGTGGGAAGGTTTTTTGTAGATGCGGTAGACCGGCTTTTAGAGAAAACTCCGGGTATCAAACATATTTATTCTCCAACAAAAGATGTAATGTCTTCATTTGTGGGAGATAAAAAGAAATTCAGTGATCCTGTTTGGGTAAAAACCAATGAAAATCCGGAAATCTGGAGAATTGGTTTTCTTACTCAGAAGGAAATGGCAGATGTGGATAAACATAATTATGTTGCGGTTTATTTGCCCCATTCTTACGCAATTTCGGGATGGGTAATTGTAACGGAAGAAAAAAACATAAAACCTGTAGTTGGGATGACGGCGGCTTCTGCAATGAAATTTGCGGTAAGTGGCGGTGTTGCAGGTTTTCATTCAGATGAAAATATATTTAAAGCTCCTGAGTAA
- the miaE gene encoding tRNA-(ms[2]io[6]A)-hydroxylase: MFKLKLPTDPRWANIAEGNLQEILTDHAWCEQKAATNAIGLITMLPEYPEIVTELLAIAQEELEHFNQVHEIIKKRGYTFGRTRKDDYVNELVNFIQKGGNRDTLIIDKMLFAAMIEARSCERFKVLTENIKDDELREFYKELMISEANHYTTFIGFARQLGDPEQVNKRWEEWLEYEAKIIQSYGNKETIHG, translated from the coding sequence ATGTTTAAGCTAAAACTTCCTACCGATCCGAGGTGGGCGAATATTGCAGAGGGAAATCTTCAGGAAATTTTAACCGATCACGCATGGTGCGAGCAGAAAGCAGCTACCAATGCTATCGGACTTATTACCATGCTTCCGGAATATCCAGAGATTGTAACCGAACTTTTGGCAATTGCTCAGGAAGAATTAGAACATTTTAATCAGGTTCATGAGATTATAAAAAAACGGGGTTACACTTTCGGACGCACAAGAAAGGACGATTATGTAAACGAACTGGTTAATTTTATTCAGAAAGGCGGAAACAGAGATACTTTAATTATTGATAAAATGCTTTTTGCTGCGATGATTGAAGCCAGAAGCTGTGAGAGATTTAAAGTTTTAACCGAAAATATAAAAGACGACGAACTTAGAGAATTTTATAAAGAGCTGATGATTTCTGAAGCCAATCATTATACCACATTTATAGGGTTTGCGAGACAGCTCGGTGATCCTGAACAGGTGAATAAAAGATGGGAAGAATGGCTGGAATATGAAGCAAAAATCATTCAGTCTTACGGAAATAAAGAAACCATACACGGATAA
- a CDS encoding acyltransferase family protein, translating to MNRDLYIDFAKGLATLSIIFIHTAFWSGQFYIIPEIRVFSLVFDVALFYALSGITSGSNIEKTFYRLLKLQITYMLFVTLLFFLDYFFKIFGLTFFSLDWLQKFYSTFGSKYAATSISTVPQWQNLGNWYLHEYTNADTFPVVMGSFWYLKVYYILTVFGVLILRFFPKHINWFIGICIGLTLLFNISPEIYPNGQVGYVAFYLTVFLVANKMRGKTIPTKMIPLLYGLVAAALLWMFWYFGNDIFYKINKQKFPPKIPYIIWSLFSLTTLFVFYNRLKINKENFITYVGKNAIFFYFGQGISSSLVYFFVVPMKELMPWWVLMILIYIMNVILAFIISAGLKKFDDFGWKVLEFLRKKTATK from the coding sequence ATGAACAGAGATCTTTACATCGATTTTGCCAAAGGACTTGCCACACTTTCCATTATTTTTATCCATACAGCTTTTTGGTCTGGGCAGTTTTATATTATTCCGGAAATCAGAGTGTTTTCACTGGTATTTGATGTCGCACTTTTCTATGCACTAAGCGGAATTACTTCTGGCTCAAACATAGAAAAAACCTTTTACCGTTTACTGAAATTACAGATCACTTACATGCTTTTTGTAACGCTACTTTTCTTTTTAGATTATTTCTTTAAAATTTTCGGTTTAACTTTTTTCTCGCTAGATTGGCTTCAGAAGTTTTATTCTACTTTCGGATCAAAATATGCGGCAACAAGCATTTCCACTGTTCCGCAATGGCAGAATTTAGGCAACTGGTATCTTCATGAATACACTAATGCAGACACTTTTCCCGTAGTAATGGGAAGTTTCTGGTATCTGAAAGTCTATTATATTTTAACTGTTTTCGGAGTTTTAATTCTAAGATTTTTCCCTAAACATATTAATTGGTTTATCGGAATTTGTATCGGTTTAACATTGCTTTTCAATATTTCCCCTGAAATTTATCCGAACGGACAAGTCGGTTACGTTGCATTTTATCTGACGGTTTTTCTGGTTGCCAATAAAATGAGAGGAAAAACAATTCCTACAAAAATGATTCCTCTACTTTATGGTTTGGTTGCAGCAGCATTACTTTGGATGTTTTGGTATTTTGGGAATGATATATTCTATAAAATCAACAAGCAAAAATTTCCACCAAAAATCCCTTATATCATTTGGTCTTTATTTTCTCTTACAACACTTTTTGTGTTTTATAACCGTCTTAAAATTAACAAAGAAAACTTTATAACCTACGTTGGAAAAAATGCCATTTTCTTTTATTTCGGACAGGGAATCAGCTCTTCGCTTGTTTATTTCTTCGTCGTTCCCATGAAAGAATTGATGCCTTGGTGGGTTTTGATGATTCTTATTTATATAATGAATGTCATTTTAGCGTTTATCATTTCGGCTGGTCTGAAGAAATTTGATGATTTTGGCTGGAAGGTTTTGGAATTTTTAAGAAAAAAAACCGCCACAAAGTAA